In a single window of the Peptostreptococcaceae bacterium genome:
- a CDS encoding ECF transporter S component, whose translation MKLGIGLALALLGMMALIFWHYEKRKTNAREIALVSTLAALAAVSRIFFAALPNIQPTTFIVATAGFVFGPSFGFMTGAIAAFLSNNFLGHGPWTPWQMLAWGLTGFVSGLLSKSKIHKSRLLFTMYAFMWGFMFDWIMNLWHWLFFIYPLNLRSFVAVYAASFYFDMLHAAGNGVFAFFFGKDLVAILGRYKDKLSYERINESLQKDVAE comes from the coding sequence ATGAAATTGGGAATAGGATTGGCTCTGGCGCTTCTGGGGATGATGGCTTTAATATTTTGGCATTATGAAAAAAGAAAAACCAATGCCCGGGAGATAGCCTTGGTTTCAACATTAGCGGCATTGGCGGCAGTATCACGAATTTTTTTCGCGGCTTTGCCAAATATACAACCGACAACCTTTATAGTTGCAACGGCAGGTTTTGTTTTCGGACCAAGCTTCGGATTTATGACGGGGGCTATTGCGGCCTTTCTTTCAAACAATTTTCTTGGACATGGACCGTGGACCCCGTGGCAGATGCTTGCTTGGGGATTGACAGGATTCGTATCCGGGCTGCTGAGTAAAAGCAAAATCCACAAAAGCAGACTGCTATTTACAATGTATGCGTTTATGTGGGGATTTATGTTTGATTGGATAATGAACCTTTGGCATTGGCTTTTCTTCATCTATCCACTGAACCTTAGAAGCTTTGTAGCGGTTTATGCTGCATCATTTTATTTCGACATGCTTCATGCTGCGGGAAATGGTGTGTTTGCATTTTTCTTCGGAAAAGATCTGGTTGCGATACTTGGCAGATACAAGGACAAGCTGTCCTATGAAAGAATTAACGAATCTTTACAAAAGGATGTGGCGGAATGA